The Pyrococcus kukulkanii genome contains a region encoding:
- a CDS encoding sulfide-dependent adenosine diphosphate thiazole synthase, giving the protein MLRDVIISRAIIESYFKDLLNNLELDVAIVGAGPSGMVAAYYLAKGGAKVAIFEKKLSIGGGIWGGAMGFNKIVVQEEAKEILDEFGIRYEKFEEGYYVADAIEVATTIASKVVKAGVKIFNMIEVEDLVVKNNRVSGIVINWTPIHMTGLHVDPLTVEAKYVIDSTGHGAQITQFLLKRGLIEKIPGEGPMWADQGERLTVENTREVYPGLYVTGMAANAVSGAPRMGPIFGGMFLSGKKAAQEILSKL; this is encoded by the coding sequence ATGCTGAGGGACGTGATAATTAGCAGGGCTATAATTGAGAGTTACTTCAAGGATCTACTCAATAACCTCGAGCTTGACGTTGCCATAGTCGGAGCCGGCCCCTCCGGGATGGTTGCCGCCTATTATTTGGCGAAGGGAGGGGCTAAAGTAGCTATCTTCGAGAAGAAGCTCTCAATAGGCGGGGGGATCTGGGGAGGTGCAATGGGCTTCAACAAGATCGTGGTTCAGGAAGAAGCTAAAGAGATCCTTGATGAATTTGGAATAAGGTACGAGAAGTTTGAGGAAGGCTACTACGTGGCTGATGCTATTGAAGTGGCAACAACCATAGCCAGCAAGGTCGTGAAGGCGGGGGTTAAGATATTCAACATGATCGAAGTTGAAGATCTAGTTGTGAAGAACAACAGGGTTTCTGGAATAGTGATTAACTGGACTCCGATTCACATGACGGGACTTCACGTTGATCCCCTGACGGTTGAGGCGAAGTATGTAATAGATTCAACGGGGCATGGAGCTCAGATAACTCAGTTCCTCCTCAAGAGGGGGCTGATAGAGAAGATTCCTGGGGAAGGCCCAATGTGGGCAGATCAGGGTGAGAGGCTAACGGTGGAGAACACCAGAGAAGTGTATCCAGGACTGTACGTTACCGGAATGGCGGCCAATGCCGTGAGCGGAGCCCCGAGGATGGGCCCAATATTTGGTGGAATGTTCTTAAGCGGTAAGAAAGCTGCCCAGGAGATCCTTTCCAAGCTCTAA
- a CDS encoding SPL family radical SAM protein, protein MKIIKRKVKTLYTRSRIPGIEWSVNQYVGCQFACKYCYAKEIVRREEPWGTWVEVKVNAPDLARKRVKGTILMSSVSDPYQPIEAKLKLTRSVLRFMDKRNELMILTKSPLVVRDVSILKLFPKVEVGLTVNSFEGKEKKLFEPLTPIQRARINALKALHEEGIKNYAFISPIIPGITDVEAIIRETRDFVNWYFLEFLNLKKAGEEFRKNLEEEFPESYAVLTDYDKFTSYLRSIKDVLKRLNVRVEGIETHK, encoded by the coding sequence TACGTTGGCTGTCAATTTGCCTGTAAGTACTGCTATGCCAAGGAAATAGTTAGAAGAGAAGAACCCTGGGGTACCTGGGTTGAAGTTAAGGTTAACGCACCCGATCTGGCGAGGAAGAGAGTTAAAGGCACTATTTTAATGTCCTCGGTGAGCGATCCATATCAGCCAATAGAGGCCAAGCTTAAGCTCACGAGAAGCGTTCTTAGGTTCATGGACAAGAGAAACGAACTCATGATCCTGACTAAGTCACCATTAGTCGTCAGGGATGTTAGTATTCTAAAGCTATTCCCCAAGGTAGAGGTTGGACTTACGGTGAATTCCTTCGAGGGGAAGGAAAAGAAGCTTTTTGAGCCCTTAACTCCCATCCAAAGGGCAAGAATCAACGCGCTCAAGGCTCTGCATGAGGAGGGAATAAAGAACTACGCTTTTATTAGCCCAATAATTCCTGGAATAACGGACGTTGAGGCAATTATAAGGGAAACCAGAGACTTCGTTAATTGGTACTTCCTAGAATTCCTGAACTTAAAGAAAGCTGGAGAAGAATTCAGGAAAAATTTGGAGGAGGAATTCCCTGAGAGCTACGCCGTGCTAACAGACTATGATAAGTTTACTAGTTATCTAAGGAGCATTAAAGATGTTCTCAAAAGACTGAACGTTAGAGTGGAAGGAATCGAAACTCACAAATAG